In the Verrucomicrobiota bacterium genome, AGTCCCCACGACTCATCTTCTGAGCAAAGCCTACGCTCATGCCCGCGCGAAATTGATCCACCCAAGCCGCGCCATGACCGGCCCGGAACCCGGACGGCCTTTCCACCCAGGAACCGACACCACTTACCTCTGCGCGGTGGATGCCGAAGGCAACATGGTGTCCTGGATTCAAAGCATCTATTCCGGTTTCGGTTCCGCCTTGGTCCCGGAAGGAACGGGAGTCCTGTTGCACAACCGCGCGGGCCTTTTCTCGCTCGAATCAGGCCATCCCAACGAACTGGCGGGACGCAAACGTCCCTTGCATACCATCATTCCCGCCATGATGATCAAGGACTCCCGCCGCATCGCCTTTGGCATCATGGGTGGCTTCAACCAAGCCCAAGCCCACGCTCAGTTTGTGTCCCATATCGCCGATTTTGGATTGAACATCCAGGAGGCCCTGGAAGCCCCGCGCTTCACCAAGTTGACCTTTGCCGGACGCGACATTCGCATCGAGGACCGCGTACCAGCCGCGGTCAGGGAGGAACTGAAGCGACGCGGGCACGAACTTCAAGTCCAGGGCCCTTTCTCTTCCGTGGTTGGCGGCGGCCAGGCCGTGATGAGAGACGAGAGCACTGGGGTCAATTACGGAGCCTCAGATCCTCGCAAGGACGGCGCCGCCCTTCCGCAACCCTTCTGGACACGACAGTCCTCAGCCGCCTCCCCGCGCAAGCGCTGAGGATCGCCCGCGTGAGACCTCCACGGCGCACCGTCGCCGCGCCCCCTCACGGAGCGGGGGCGACCCGCCGACCCACGGACCTGCTCATCCGCTTGTTCCGCCCAATTTCACCCGGTCGCCGCCAGCACGGACACTTCTTCACGATCGCAAGCCTTCAAGTCCTCACGAGGCGCGCTCGACAGTCCTGCCACGCCCGTGCGAAGCTCCTTCCGTGTTGGATGTCAAATTGCGCCGTCTCGAAGAAATGCTCGCCGGTTACGAGAGTTGCTTGGTGGCGTATTCGGGCGGAGTGGATTCGGTCCTGCTCGCGGCCATGGCGAATAAGATCCTGGGTCCCCGATCCCTCGCTGTGATCGCAGATTCTCCCAGCCTCCCGCGCCGAGAGCTGCAGGAGGCCTTGGACATTGCCCGAAGGTTCAACATCCCCGTCCGCGTTACCCGCACCTCGGAATTCGACAATCCCAACTACCTCGCGAATCCCGTCAATCGCTGCTATTTCTGCAAACACGCGTTGTTTACAGAGCTTGAACCCATCGCCAAGGCCGAAGGTTTCAGGGTCATTGCCTACGGAGAAAACGCTTCCGATCTCGGCGATCACCGCCCTGGAGCCACCGCCGCCGCCGAGTTTCAGATCCGGGCCCCGCTCAAAGAAGCCGGTTTGACCAAGAACGAGATCCGCGAACTCTCCACTCGATTGGGTTTGCCAACCGCCGACAAGCCTCAACTGGCCTGCTTGAGCTCGCGCATCCCATACGGCGAAGCCGTCACTCCCGAAAAACTGGCCATCATCGAACGGGCCGAAGAAGCCATTCGCCAGCTTGGTTTCAAAGAATTCCGAGTCCGCCACCACCAAGCGTCCGCCGGACTTCCCCTGGCCCGCATTGAACTCGCCCCGGCTGAAATGGAGCACTTCCTGGAATCCGGCGTGCGGGAATCCCTCGCCAAAGCGTTGCAATCCGCTGGCTATCAACACGTCACTTTGGACCTGTTGGGATACCGCCGCGGCAGTCTCCTGGAAGCGGCACCCATTCATTTCCGCCCCGTCCCAACCGATAATCATCGGTAGATGCCGGAAACTCTGGTCTGCCCTAACTCAACCCGTTCTCCAAAGCCGTCAAGGCCTGGAATTAGAGCCTCCCTTCGCTCGGCACTGCTCCTCTTCCTAGGAATCGCCACTCCTAGCCTGACCCTCACGGCGAGAGCCGAAGTGATTATCCCCGGAATCCAGGCCGCCCGACTCCAAGGCGTGGAGGCCGGCATCGTCCTCATTCAAGAACTCAACTGTTTCGGATGCCATTCTCCGGGAACAGGGGAAGGGTTCAAATCCAAGCCGCGTCTCGGTCCCGATCTGGCCGATGCCGGCTCCAGGCTCGAACTTCAATGGATTCGCGCTTTCCTCGAACAACCGCACCAACTCAAGCCCGGCACACCCATGCCCAATATGCTGCAAGCCTTTCCCGTGCAAGAGAGGCCCAAAATGATCGACCGGCTTGTCCACTTCCTGGCCGACCAGTCCGGCCACCAACCGGACGAACCCGTCGCCGCCAGCGATGCCATCATCGAGCAAGGCCGCCAACTCTATCATCGCGTTGGCTGCGTGGCGTGCCATGCCCCTTTCGATACACCCACCGGCTTGGCCACCCCCCTCAAACAAGGAGTCAATCCCGAACCCTCCCTCCCCACTTTGGCCGCTTCCATTCCCCTGGGCGATCTCGCCACCAAAACGACCGTCCGCTCGCTGGCGCGGTTTCTGATGGACCCCCTCAAAACACGTTCAACCGGGCGCATGCCTTCACTCGGGCTTTCCGACCCCGAAGCCTCCGCCATCGCCATGTACTTGGTCCGCGCCCAAGCCGTCTCCGGTTCCGAAGCACCTGCCCGCCAATTGTCCGGTGTCGCTTATCAGTATTTCGAGGGCGATTTCAGAGAACACCCTCCCGACTTCGCCAAACTGGTCCCCGTCGCCGCCGGCACTTCCACAAACTTTTCACTCGAGATGCGCCAGCGTGATGCCCATTTCGCGTTGAGATTCTCCGGCACGATCACCATCACCAATGCCGGCACGTACACCTTTTTCACCGATTCCGACGACGGATCCCTGCTCAACATCGGGAAAACCACCGTCGTCACCAACGACGGTTTCCATGCCGCCACCGAGCGCTGGGGTTCGATCCATCTCGATCAAGGCGAACATCCCATCGAAGTCCTGTATTTCAACGGGGGCGGTGAATCACTCCTCCGCGTACTCTATCAAGGCCCGCGCCTGCCGAAACGCCCCATTCCCGCCACGGCCCTCAGTCACTTGGCGGTTCCCATGACACCGGCCGGACGGGTGCCGTTCACCCTCGACATGACCAAAGTCATGGAGGGCCGCGAAGTCTTCTCAACCATCGGTTGCGCTCAATGTCACTCCGTCCCCGGCGGACAAGCACGAACCCAATTCGCTCCCTCGTTTCGATCGCTGGCCGATTCCAAAGCGGGCTGCCTTTCCGCCGCGCCTCCGGTCAAAGCTCCTCGCTACAACCTTTCCGAATCTCAACGCATCGCCATCGCCGCCGCGCTCCGCAACCCCTCCTGGCTGGACCGCAACATGCCCCCCTCCACTTCGGCCTCGCTCACCATGGCCTCCCTCCATTGCTACGCGTGCCATAGCCGCGACGGACTCGGCGGACCTGACGGCGACCGACTCGAGTATTTCCTCACCGAAGGGCAGCTTGATCTCGGGGACGAGGGCCGCATTCCTCCACACCTGACCGGAGTCGGCTCGAAGCTTCGTGAGGAAGCGCTCCGCAACGCACTCAACGAAGGCTTCCGCACCCGGCCCTACATGCAAACCCGGATGCCGCTCTTCGGCGACCACCAGGTCTCCGGCTTTCTCGCATGGTTCTCGCTCGCCGACGCCTTCGTCGGCGCCCAACAACCCCCGCCCTTCTCGGCGGCCTACGCCAAACATGGACGCACTCTGGTCGGCACGGACGGACTCTCTTGTATCTCTTGCCATAACATGGACGGAAAAAGATCGCTCGGCATTCCCGCCATGGATCTGGCCCACGTCGGACCGCGGCTCCGTTACGATTGGTTCCGACGCTACCTGCTCGATCCCGCCTCGCTCCGGCCCGGCACACGCATGCCCGCCTTTTGGACCGAAGGAAAAAGCTCCAAACCTGGCATTCTTGGCGGAGATCCCGAAAAACAAATCCAAGCGCTTTGGACCTACCTGCAATCCCCCAAACTCACGGGATTGCCCGAAGGACTCATCCAACCCAAACAAGAACTCATCCCTTCTCAGGAACCCATCCTCTACCGCAACTTCATCACCGGTGCAGGTCCTCGCGCCATCGAGGTGGGCTATCCGGAGAAAGTGAACCTCGCCTTCGATGCCGAAAACGTCCGGCTCGCCCTGGTCTGGCAAGGCGGGTTCATGGACGCCTCCCGCCATTGGACCGGCCGGGGCGAAGGATCCGAGCCGCCCCTGGGACACAGCGTGATCCCCATGCCCTCCGCACCGGCCTTCGCCGTCCTTCCCAGCCCGGACGCCCCCTGGCCCGCCGTACCGGGACGAAACAACGACTTCAAAATGATGGGCTACGAGCTCGACGCCAAACGCCGCCCGAAGTTTCTCTATCGATTTGGAACACTCCAGATCGAAGAATCCTTTGAACCCATTCCATCCGACCTCGATCACGGTTTGCGTCGCTCCTTCATCCTCCGCGGTTTGACCAGCGATCGATCCGTTTGGATGCGAGCCCTCGAAGGCCGCACCATCGTCACCCACGAAGGACCCACCTGGCTGGCCGATGGCCGAGTCCGCCTCCAACTCTTGCAGCCACCCACCCACAACGCGGTCGTCCGCAAGCTGCCCGGAGATCGCCGCGAACTCATCGTGCCCATCCCGAAAGACGCCGCTACAACCACGCTTACGATGGAGATCCAATGGTGATTCGTACGTTCATTCGCCCATCGCCCCTTGCACCGGCGGCCAAAGCCCGTTCTCCTCTTCTTCCCCTCTGGATCACCGCGGGACTCTTGTCCTCAGCCTGGATGGATCCCCTGCCCTCTCACGCCGCTGAAACCGCCCCCGCCCCGGCCTCGAGCGAGCCTCTTCCCAAGGAGGAGGACTTCTACCGCATCGTCACTCTGCCGATTCCGCCCGGAATCACCTTGGAAGCCGGGGCCATGGCCTTCTTGCAAAACGGTCAGCTCGCCGTAAGCACGCGACGAGGCGAAATTTATCGAGTGAACGGGGCCATGCAGGAGGACCCAGGCAAAATGAAGTTCCACCTCTTCGCCAGCGGACTCCACGAGGTCCTGGGCTTGGCCGAAAAGGACGGCTGGCTCTACTGCGCACAGCGCGGTGAAATCACCCGCATCAAGGATCTCGATCAGGACGGACGGGCGGATCGGTTTGAAACGGTTTCCGACAACTGGGGCCTCACCGGCGATTACCACGAATACGCGTTTGGATCGAAGTTTGACACCGAAGGCTATCTTTGGGTTGTCCTGTGCCTGACCGGATCATTCACCAGCGACGCTCCGTTCCGGGGCTGGTGCCTCCGCGTGGCGCCCGATGGGAAAACGATCCCCACCGCCAGCGGACTTCGTTCTCCGGGCGGCATCGGTGCCAATCATCTGGGCGAAATGTTTTACACAGAAAATCAGGGGCCTTGGAACGGCGCCTGCACCCTGAAGCATTTGGTCCCTGGCGATTTCATGGGCCATCCCAGCGGCAACACCTGGTACTCGCTCGCCCCCGAGATGGGCCCCAAACCACCAACCCCCGCCAGCGGAGGCCGCCTCCACCTCGAAGCGGAAAAGAATCCCCGCCTGCGCCCACCCGCCGTGTACTTTCCGTATCCCAAAAAGGGGCAATCCGCGAGCGGCATCGCCTGCGACACCACCGGCGGCGGTTTCGGACCATTCACC is a window encoding:
- the larE gene encoding ATP-dependent sacrificial sulfur transferase LarE, which codes for MLAGYESCLVAYSGGVDSVLLAAMANKILGPRSLAVIADSPSLPRRELQEALDIARRFNIPVRVTRTSEFDNPNYLANPVNRCYFCKHALFTELEPIAKAEGFRVIAYGENASDLGDHRPGATAAAEFQIRAPLKEAGLTKNEIRELSTRLGLPTADKPQLACLSSRIPYGEAVTPEKLAIIERAEEAIRQLGFKEFRVRHHQASAGLPLARIELAPAEMEHFLESGVRESLAKALQSAGYQHVTLDLLGYRRGSLLEAAPIHFRPVPTDNHR
- a CDS encoding c-type cytochrome translates to MPETLVCPNSTRSPKPSRPGIRASLRSALLLFLGIATPSLTLTARAEVIIPGIQAARLQGVEAGIVLIQELNCFGCHSPGTGEGFKSKPRLGPDLADAGSRLELQWIRAFLEQPHQLKPGTPMPNMLQAFPVQERPKMIDRLVHFLADQSGHQPDEPVAASDAIIEQGRQLYHRVGCVACHAPFDTPTGLATPLKQGVNPEPSLPTLAASIPLGDLATKTTVRSLARFLMDPLKTRSTGRMPSLGLSDPEASAIAMYLVRAQAVSGSEAPARQLSGVAYQYFEGDFREHPPDFAKLVPVAAGTSTNFSLEMRQRDAHFALRFSGTITITNAGTYTFFTDSDDGSLLNIGKTTVVTNDGFHAATERWGSIHLDQGEHPIEVLYFNGGGESLLRVLYQGPRLPKRPIPATALSHLAVPMTPAGRVPFTLDMTKVMEGREVFSTIGCAQCHSVPGGQARTQFAPSFRSLADSKAGCLSAAPPVKAPRYNLSESQRIAIAAALRNPSWLDRNMPPSTSASLTMASLHCYACHSRDGLGGPDGDRLEYFLTEGQLDLGDEGRIPPHLTGVGSKLREEALRNALNEGFRTRPYMQTRMPLFGDHQVSGFLAWFSLADAFVGAQQPPPFSAAYAKHGRTLVGTDGLSCISCHNMDGKRSLGIPAMDLAHVGPRLRYDWFRRYLLDPASLRPGTRMPAFWTEGKSSKPGILGGDPEKQIQALWTYLQSPKLTGLPEGLIQPKQELIPSQEPILYRNFITGAGPRAIEVGYPEKVNLAFDAENVRLALVWQGGFMDASRHWTGRGEGSEPPLGHSVIPMPSAPAFAVLPSPDAPWPAVPGRNNDFKMMGYELDAKRRPKFLYRFGTLQIEESFEPIPSDLDHGLRRSFILRGLTSDRSVWMRALEGRTIVTHEGPTWLADGRVRLQLLQPPTHNAVVRKLPGDRRELIVPIPKDAATTTLTMEIQW